A part of Paenibacillus sp. sptzw28 genomic DNA contains:
- the galU gene encoding UTP--glucose-1-phosphate uridylyltransferase GalU, whose protein sequence is MKKVRKAIIPAAGLGTRFLPATKAMPKEMLPIVDKPTIQYIVEEAIESGIEDIIIVTGKGKRAIEDHFDIAFELEHSLLEKGKMELLGEVQKSSNVDIHYIRQKEPKGLGHAVWCARKFIGDEPFAVLLGDDIVVAEVPCTRQLMEQYEQVQRSVIGVQAVSIEQTERYGIVDPVESIGKLYQVRQFIEKPKLGSSPSNLAIMGRYVLTPEIFEFLEMQEEGAGGEIQLTDAIQRLNEQQGVYAYDFDGKRYDVGEKLGFITTMLDFALLNNELRMPLLTALEEILENEQLKKYHS, encoded by the coding sequence ATGAAGAAAGTAAGAAAAGCGATTATCCCGGCGGCTGGATTAGGAACAAGATTTCTCCCCGCAACAAAAGCAATGCCCAAGGAAATGCTGCCCATCGTAGACAAGCCGACTATTCAATACATCGTGGAAGAAGCGATTGAATCAGGCATCGAAGATATCATTATCGTAACCGGTAAAGGGAAGAGAGCCATCGAGGATCACTTTGATATCGCATTTGAACTTGAACACAGCTTGCTCGAAAAAGGAAAGATGGAGCTGCTCGGCGAGGTGCAAAAGTCATCAAATGTGGATATTCATTATATCAGGCAGAAGGAACCAAAGGGACTTGGCCACGCCGTCTGGTGTGCCCGCAAATTTATTGGAGATGAACCGTTCGCAGTGCTTCTCGGGGACGATATTGTTGTTGCCGAAGTACCGTGTACGAGACAGCTGATGGAGCAATATGAGCAGGTTCAGCGCTCAGTGATAGGCGTCCAAGCCGTGTCGATTGAGCAAACCGAGCGTTACGGTATTGTCGATCCGGTAGAATCGATCGGAAAGCTGTATCAGGTCAGACAATTTATTGAGAAGCCGAAACTAGGAAGCTCCCCTTCAAATTTGGCGATTATGGGAAGATATGTGCTGACCCCGGAGATTTTTGAGTTTTTAGAGATGCAGGAAGAAGGAGCCGGCGGGGAGATCCAGCTCACGGATGCCATTCAAAGATTAAATGAACAGCAGGGCGTTTACGCATACGATTTCGACGGTAAACGTTACGATGTCGGGGAAAAGCTGGGCTTCATCACAACAATGCTTGATTTTGCGCTGCTGAACAATGAATTGAGGATGCCTTTACTAACGGCATTAGAGGAAATTCTGGAAAATGAGCAGTTGAAGAAATACCATTCTTAA
- a CDS encoding CpsD/CapB family tyrosine-protein kinase — protein sequence MSRQNKTNNLITIVNPKSPVSEAYRSLRTNIQFSCLDEQMKVLMVASACSGEGKTTTVSNLAVAYAQEGKAVLLIDADLRNPSLHYAFQQSNRVGLTSVLLNQHHISEVIRDVSVNNLSIMTSGPIPPNPSEILGSNKMQQIMEELKSMYDIILFDTPPILPVTDGLVVSSMCDGVILVVHAGKVKKDLVKKAKASLEHVKARVLGVVLNNKVNSKAEGKHYIYSSNE from the coding sequence ATGTCTCGGCAAAATAAAACGAACAATTTGATTACGATTGTTAATCCCAAGTCACCGGTTTCAGAGGCTTATCGATCGCTTCGAACAAATATTCAGTTTTCCTGCCTTGATGAGCAAATGAAAGTATTAATGGTAGCATCCGCTTGTTCGGGCGAAGGGAAAACGACAACGGTCTCGAACTTGGCCGTTGCTTATGCGCAAGAAGGAAAAGCGGTCCTGCTAATAGATGCGGATCTTCGTAATCCTTCTTTACACTACGCTTTCCAGCAGTCGAATCGGGTTGGACTTACAAGCGTGCTGCTCAATCAGCATCATATATCGGAAGTCATTCGCGATGTAAGTGTGAATAATCTGTCTATTATGACATCCGGTCCAATACCGCCTAACCCGTCAGAAATACTTGGATCAAATAAGATGCAACAAATAATGGAAGAATTGAAAAGTATGTATGACATTATCTTGTTTGACACACCGCCGATCCTGCCTGTAACCGACGGCCTTGTCGTGTCCTCGATGTGTGACGGCGTCATTCTGGTCGTTCACGCGGGAAAAGTGAAGAAGGACCTGGTTAAGAAAGCAAAAGCAAGCTTGGAACATGTGAAAGCTAGAGTTCTGGGTGTTGTTCTGAACAACAAGGTGAACTCCAAGGCTGAAGGTAAGCATTATATTTACAGCAGTAATGAATAA
- a CDS encoding YveK family protein, which translates to MELKQYLKIIRKRFLLIAAIVIIACVLTGIKSFMFTSPVYSASAKLIVNKSIQVDGKQQMDLGSVETNIMLINSYIEIINSSAILDKVSAKYPDIKASPERIGSMLSVSSAKGSQVMDISATDTSYDRAAEVVNAVATVFKNEIPSIMNVNNVTILSEAKLNAEPGPINGNPIINILLSFIVSLMLAIGLVFLLDYLDDSIKTEQDVEQMLELPVLAQIAKLNKTELQPGRSRVSDKQVGEGTYVSAK; encoded by the coding sequence GTGGAACTGAAACAATATTTAAAAATCATTCGAAAAAGGTTTTTGTTAATTGCTGCAATTGTCATTATCGCCTGTGTTCTTACCGGTATAAAGAGCTTTATGTTCACGAGTCCGGTGTATAGCGCCTCCGCGAAGCTGATCGTAAATAAATCTATACAAGTTGATGGAAAGCAGCAGATGGATCTTGGCAGTGTGGAAACCAATATAATGCTCATAAATTCTTATATAGAGATTATTAATTCGTCGGCTATATTGGATAAGGTTTCTGCCAAATACCCGGATATCAAGGCTTCCCCGGAACGTATCGGCAGCATGCTGTCTGTAAGCTCCGCCAAAGGGTCCCAGGTGATGGATATATCGGCTACGGATACTTCATACGACAGGGCTGCTGAGGTTGTAAATGCAGTAGCAACTGTTTTCAAGAATGAAATTCCAAGCATAATGAATGTCAATAACGTCACGATTCTATCGGAAGCGAAGCTCAATGCTGAACCCGGCCCTATAAACGGAAATCCTATCATTAATATACTGCTCAGCTTTATCGTATCTTTGATGCTGGCGATCGGGCTTGTATTCCTGCTGGATTATCTCGATGACTCGATCAAGACGGAGCAAGACGTTGAACAGATGCTTGAGCTTCCAGTGCTGGCCCAAATCGCGAAACTGAATAAAACAGAGCTGCAACCAGGCAGATCGCGTGTATCCGATAAACAGGTAGGTGAGGGCACATATGTCTCGGCAAAATAA
- a CDS encoding tyrosine-protein phosphatase, with protein sequence MIEIHCHILPLVDDGARTKAEALEMARIAVMQGIDTIIATPHHANGAYENPSNSIRQAVLAFNDSLIEEGIPLTVHTGQEIRVYQELIEEWERGNLCTLAGSRYILLELPSSHIPRYLGDIIHEFIIRGLVPVIAHPERNAEIITSPHLLIPYIHQGALCQLTAQSVAGLFGRQIRKQSLKLCRSKMIHFIASDAHNCFRRTFFLQEAYQNISAALGEEYVQMYQSNAGHILRNNEIICYEPIPPRKKLLFW encoded by the coding sequence ATGATTGAAATTCATTGTCATATTCTCCCACTAGTCGATGATGGTGCAAGAACTAAGGCTGAGGCGTTGGAGATGGCTCGCATCGCCGTCATGCAGGGTATCGACACAATCATAGCTACGCCGCATCATGCTAACGGCGCATATGAAAACCCGTCAAACTCAATACGACAAGCCGTTCTAGCCTTCAACGACAGTTTGATTGAGGAGGGAATACCCCTTACGGTTCACACGGGGCAGGAGATTCGAGTTTACCAAGAACTGATCGAAGAATGGGAACGAGGAAACTTATGCACACTTGCCGGCAGCCGCTATATTTTGCTAGAGCTTCCGTCGTCACATATCCCCCGGTACCTGGGTGACATTATACACGAATTTATTATTCGCGGATTGGTGCCGGTTATCGCTCATCCCGAGCGGAATGCTGAAATCATTACATCCCCGCACTTGCTCATTCCATACATTCATCAAGGGGCGCTCTGTCAGCTTACTGCTCAGTCAGTAGCAGGATTGTTTGGAAGGCAAATCAGAAAACAGTCCTTGAAGCTTTGCCGCAGCAAGATGATACATTTCATTGCTTCTGATGCCCATAATTGTTTCCGCAGGACGTTTTTCTTACAAGAGGCCTATCAAAACATAAGCGCAGCATTAGGAGAAGAATACGTGCAGATGTATCAAAGCAACGCCGGTCACATACTTAGGAACAATGAGATTATCTGTTACGAGCCGATTCCACCTAGAAAAAAATTGTTATTTTGGTAA
- a CDS encoding helix-turn-helix domain-containing protein translates to MNIGSRIAKLREDRGWTQEQTAASLGISRAALSHYEKNRREPDTDTLSKFADLFHVSVDYLVGRTNSPQVTLDEPIREFVDQLELADEELLKKFDLTIDGRKLSADEARRFIAFVRAERMMN, encoded by the coding sequence ATGAACATTGGTAGCCGCATTGCAAAATTGAGGGAGGATCGGGGGTGGACTCAAGAACAGACAGCAGCATCACTCGGAATTTCTCGCGCTGCCCTATCCCATTATGAGAAAAACCGTAGAGAACCGGACACGGATACACTTTCGAAGTTTGCCGACCTGTTCCATGTCTCTGTCGACTACCTGGTCGGTCGAACCAATTCTCCTCAGGTAACCTTGGATGAACCGATTAGGGAATTTGTCGATCAATTGGAGCTAGCCGACGAGGAATTGTTAAAAAAATTCGATTTAACAATAGATGGCCGGAAATTATCCGCAGACGAAGCGCGACGTTTCATTGCTTTCGTACGTGCGGAGAGAATGATGAATTAG